The proteins below are encoded in one region of Paenibacillus albus:
- a CDS encoding glycosyltransferase has product MRNRCIKVIMLCLALTLGLAPAAVEASSAVDHSHGHNDCWTQSMWQLKDNMRRLWTDHAIYTQSYIVSATSNLPDKDKVLERLLRNQQDIGNAIKPYYGEAAGNKLSELLREHILLAGQITGAAMSGNQADLAKFNKAWYQNADDMAKFLSGANPNWSYKELKSLLDRHLGFVATQLTTRLAKDWDGQIKAFDDGLTHLYMLSDTLTNGIIKQFPDKFK; this is encoded by the coding sequence ATGCGAAATCGTTGCATCAAAGTGATCATGCTCTGCCTGGCGCTAACCTTAGGACTAGCTCCCGCAGCTGTAGAAGCAAGCAGTGCTGTCGACCACTCTCACGGTCATAACGACTGCTGGACGCAGTCGATGTGGCAGCTCAAGGACAACATGAGAAGGCTGTGGACAGATCATGCGATCTACACGCAATCCTATATTGTCAGCGCAACTTCGAATCTACCGGACAAGGATAAAGTGCTTGAGCGTCTGCTTCGCAACCAGCAGGACATTGGCAATGCGATCAAGCCTTATTACGGCGAAGCTGCCGGCAATAAGCTGTCCGAGCTGCTGCGGGAGCATATTCTGCTCGCAGGGCAGATTACGGGCGCAGCCATGAGCGGCAATCAAGCGGACTTGGCGAAGTTCAACAAGGCGTGGTATCAGAATGCGGATGATATGGCCAAGTTCTTGAGCGGCGCGAATCCGAACTGGTCGTACAAGGAGCTTAAATCGCTGCTCGACCGCCATCTGGGATTTGTTGCGACACAGCTGACTACAAGGCTGGCGAAGGATTGGGATGGTCAGATCAAAGCGTTCGACGATGGGCTGACACATCTTTATATGCTATCGGATACGCTGACGAACGGAATTATCAAGCAATTCCCTGACAAGTTTAAGTGA
- a CDS encoding AraC family transcriptional regulator encodes MRQDYLKQIQMTIDYVEAHIAEELSLSHLARIAMLSDFHFHRVFLSMAGETVMDYVRKRRLAKSAYQVAHTDARLLDIALAQGFQNHETFTRAFKRMFDLTPAEYRKQGIKPAAYSKLNVLQGKFNPYLGGIRMDYRLVTKPAFKVIGFDLNTSTRDGENHRQIPAFWQEYIKGGWGRRIPNRIHKDSWVELGLCHSFDMEAGTFKYTIGMEVDTFDGIEDSDLVCHEFGAAEYAVFSTPKVPMEQFSNSIQSTWGAVFSEWFPHSGYEHAGTTEFELYDEEHCGQGLDEVSMDIYVPVKRKEA; translated from the coding sequence ATGAGACAGGACTACTTGAAGCAGATTCAAATGACCATCGATTACGTAGAAGCGCATATCGCGGAGGAGCTTTCCTTATCGCATCTGGCTCGAATCGCGATGCTGTCCGATTTTCATTTTCACCGCGTCTTTCTGTCGATGGCCGGCGAGACGGTGATGGATTATGTGCGCAAACGGCGTCTGGCGAAATCCGCCTATCAAGTGGCCCACACGGATGCAAGGCTGCTCGACATTGCACTGGCTCAAGGGTTTCAGAATCATGAAACGTTCACGCGCGCATTCAAGCGCATGTTCGACCTAACGCCGGCGGAATATCGCAAGCAAGGGATCAAGCCTGCGGCTTATTCGAAGCTGAACGTCTTGCAAGGCAAATTCAATCCTTATTTGGGAGGCATTCGAATGGATTATCGTTTAGTAACGAAACCTGCGTTCAAAGTGATTGGCTTCGATCTTAATACTTCCACGCGCGATGGCGAGAACCATCGTCAAATTCCGGCGTTCTGGCAGGAGTACATCAAAGGCGGCTGGGGCCGCCGGATTCCGAATCGCATTCATAAAGACAGCTGGGTGGAGCTTGGCCTCTGCCATAGCTTCGACATGGAAGCAGGAACGTTCAAATATACGATCGGGATGGAAGTTGACACTTTCGATGGCATAGAGGACAGCGATTTGGTCTGCCACGAGTTTGGCGCTGCCGAATATGCGGTGTTCTCGACACCGAAGGTGCCGATGGAGCAGTTCTCGAATTCGATTCAAAGCACATGGGGAGCGGTCTTCAGCGAGTGGTTCCCGCATTCCGGTTATGAGCATGCAGGCACGACAGAGTTCGAGTTGTATGACGAGGAACACTGTGGCCAGGGGCTGGACGAGGTATCGATGGATATCTATGTTCCTGTGAAACGTAAAGAAGCGTAG
- a CDS encoding helix-turn-helix transcriptional regulator gives MFRFTSPPMPHHITCGEDTYAPGARHPERASIGVFDLLIVTKGCLYMEEEGMALTIPAGHYAFLRPDRYHRSRIPCTEETHFFWLHFQTLGSWSEVTEQVPFTSQAGHELPFMQIETFVYHIPRNGELRTPETVYSWLRQLMALRQEPSAASSFRQQGLFLDLLLQLQEEGGAAARDAHLAVADEAAAFLRLHYREPISYKELSEQLHFHANYIALCMKRAFGCTPLEYLTRYRIEQAKQLLIHTNEPIGAIAEETGFITFPYFVRCFGKHTGTRPKAFRQRYR, from the coding sequence ATGTTCCGATTCACCTCTCCCCCTATGCCTCACCACATTACTTGCGGTGAAGATACCTATGCTCCCGGAGCTAGACATCCCGAACGCGCCAGCATTGGCGTATTCGACCTGCTCATTGTCACGAAAGGTTGTCTATACATGGAGGAAGAAGGCATGGCGCTTACCATCCCTGCCGGTCATTATGCTTTTCTGCGTCCGGACCGTTATCATCGTTCGCGAATTCCATGCACGGAGGAGACACATTTCTTCTGGCTGCACTTCCAGACACTTGGCAGCTGGAGCGAAGTAACGGAACAAGTGCCCTTTACGTCGCAGGCCGGACATGAGCTGCCGTTCATGCAGATCGAAACCTTTGTTTATCATATTCCCCGGAACGGCGAGCTTCGTACGCCGGAGACCGTTTACAGCTGGCTGCGCCAGCTCATGGCGCTCCGCCAGGAACCGTCGGCGGCGAGCAGCTTCCGCCAGCAAGGCCTCTTCCTCGACCTGCTGCTCCAGCTGCAGGAGGAAGGCGGCGCAGCCGCGCGAGATGCTCATCTTGCGGTAGCCGATGAAGCGGCCGCATTCCTGCGCCTTCATTACCGGGAGCCGATCAGCTATAAGGAGCTGTCGGAGCAGCTGCATTTTCACGCCAACTATATTGCGCTCTGCATGAAGAGGGCTTTCGGCTGCACGCCGCTCGAATACTTGACCCGCTACCGTATCGAGCAGGCGAAGCAGCTGCTGATTCATACGAACGAGCCCATCGGCGCAATCGCGGAGGAGACCGGGTTTATTACTTTTCCTTACTTCGTTCGCTGCTTCGGGAAGCATACGGGGACGCGGCCGAAAGCATTTCGCCAGCGGTACCGGTAA
- a CDS encoding beta-L-arabinofuranosidase domain-containing protein, which translates to MESTMRKLIATAFGALPLGAIKPAGWLKNQLRIQADGLTGHLEEQWGDVGPENGWIGGSGESWERGPYYLDGMLPLAYLLEDEQLIAKAQRWVEWSLASQKEDGSFGPVGTIQSVNQDINKKHDWWHYMIMLKVMTQYKEATNDPRVVPFLTKFFGYVRSKIEAMPLEGWAKARGAEMLLCIQWLYRETGDASLLELADIIAEQTNDWTDVFHDFPYWRKVEEWDWTTHVVNVAMGIKTPGIRYELSGAEVERAAVHRGIDSLMTYHGQAHGMFSGDEWLSGTHPSQGVELCAVVEYMYSMENLTRVFGEGRFGDILEKVAFNALPATISKDWCAHQYDQQVNQIVCNVAPRNWSNGPDANLFGLEPNFGCCTANMHQGWPKLASHLWMSDNHDGLAAVSYAPCTVQAPVGNGVPAAATITVSGEYPFRDTVTIDVALDRQSAEFAISLRIPAWCEAPSLTINGVKQELNVVNGYARVEREWVNGEVLTLTLPMEVRTVSRNLYAISVERGPLVFALPIQENWQLLTKREKFHDWEVYPGSPWKYGLLADNKYEVSLADDVPYQPFDAEHAPVRLKATGQLVREWKMEGNNAGTPPIYPKTANQEFAELTLVPYGSARLRIGEFPLIGEREKAWKKQL; encoded by the coding sequence ATGGAATCTACCATGAGGAAACTAATTGCTACCGCGTTCGGAGCATTGCCGCTTGGCGCGATTAAACCGGCGGGCTGGCTAAAGAACCAGCTGCGCATTCAAGCAGATGGACTGACGGGACATCTCGAGGAGCAGTGGGGCGACGTTGGACCGGAGAACGGCTGGATAGGCGGAAGCGGCGAGAGCTGGGAGCGCGGTCCGTATTATCTGGATGGGATGCTGCCGCTCGCTTACTTGCTAGAGGATGAACAGCTCATAGCCAAGGCGCAGCGCTGGGTGGAATGGTCGCTCGCAAGCCAGAAGGAAGATGGCTCCTTCGGCCCTGTTGGAACCATTCAATCGGTGAATCAAGATATTAACAAGAAGCATGACTGGTGGCATTACATGATCATGCTGAAGGTGATGACGCAGTACAAGGAAGCGACGAATGATCCGCGAGTCGTGCCGTTCTTAACGAAGTTCTTCGGCTATGTCCGCAGCAAGATCGAAGCGATGCCGCTTGAAGGCTGGGCGAAGGCGCGCGGCGCTGAGATGCTGCTATGCATCCAGTGGCTGTACCGGGAGACCGGTGATGCTTCGCTGCTGGAGCTGGCTGATATTATCGCGGAGCAGACGAACGATTGGACGGATGTTTTTCACGACTTCCCGTACTGGCGCAAGGTCGAGGAGTGGGATTGGACGACGCATGTCGTTAACGTGGCGATGGGCATTAAGACGCCGGGCATCCGTTATGAGCTGAGCGGCGCAGAGGTGGAACGTGCTGCCGTGCATCGCGGCATCGATAGCTTAATGACCTATCATGGACAAGCGCACGGCATGTTCTCTGGAGACGAGTGGCTGTCCGGCACGCATCCAAGCCAAGGCGTCGAGCTGTGCGCAGTTGTTGAATATATGTACTCGATGGAGAATCTGACGCGGGTGTTCGGCGAGGGACGGTTCGGGGATATTCTCGAAAAGGTTGCGTTCAACGCGCTGCCTGCGACGATCTCGAAGGATTGGTGCGCGCACCAGTATGACCAGCAGGTGAATCAGATTGTCTGTAACGTAGCTCCGCGCAACTGGAGCAACGGTCCGGACGCGAATCTGTTCGGTCTCGAGCCGAACTTCGGCTGCTGTACGGCGAACATGCATCAAGGCTGGCCGAAGCTGGCTTCGCATCTGTGGATGAGCGATAACCATGACGGTCTGGCAGCTGTGTCCTATGCGCCATGTACCGTGCAAGCGCCGGTTGGCAATGGAGTTCCCGCAGCGGCAACGATCACGGTCAGCGGCGAGTATCCGTTCCGCGATACGGTCACGATTGATGTGGCGCTGGATCGCCAGAGCGCGGAATTCGCGATTTCGCTGCGGATCCCCGCATGGTGCGAGGCGCCGAGCTTGACGATTAACGGAGTTAAGCAGGAGCTTAACGTCGTTAACGGCTATGCTCGCGTAGAGCGGGAGTGGGTGAACGGCGAAGTGCTCACATTGACGCTGCCGATGGAGGTTCGCACCGTGTCTCGCAACCTGTACGCGATCAGCGTCGAGCGTGGACCGCTCGTGTTTGCGCTGCCGATTCAGGAGAACTGGCAGCTGCTGACGAAGCGGGAGAAGTTCCATGATTGGGAAGTCTACCCGGGCTCGCCTTGGAAATACGGCTTGCTGGCAGACAATAAGTACGAAGTGAGTCTAGCTGACGACGTGCCGTATCAGCCATTCGATGCGGAGCATGCGCCGGTTCGCCTCAAGGCGACAGGCCAGCTCGTCCGTGAATGGAAGATGGAGGGCAACAATGCTGGGACGCCGCCGATCTATCCGAAGACGGCGAATCAAGAATTCGCCGAGCTAACGCTCGTGCCGTATGGCAGCGCCCGCCTGCGCATTGGCGAGTTCCCGCTCATCGGTGAGAGAGAGAAAGCTTGGAAGAAGCAGCTATAA
- a CDS encoding glycoside hydrolase family 125 protein — translation MQLSKSIQDVLATAEKELAPYPKLAHMFKQCFPNTLETTTRLMEDGSTFVITGDIPAMWLRDSSAQVRPYIQLATEDEELGNVIEGLLKRQFTSILMDPYANAFNEEANNNRWEDDITELPEPNPWVWERKYEIDSLCYPIQIAYLFWKQTGRTSAFDATFREAAERIVQLWRVEQHHMEQSPYRFTRTSGPVSDTIHNNGMGEPVSYTGMTWSGFRPSDDACAYGYLVPANMFASVALGYLAEIAAEVLSDDKLKNDALALKADIDKGIETYGIYKHPVYGDMYAYETDGRGNYTLMDDANVPSLLSIPYLGYTAKEDPIYQNTRRFILSPDNPYYYEGRIARGIGSPHTPPRYIWHISLVMQALTSTDEEEVAELVRLLIATDGDTGFMHEGFNVDDPTQFTRSWFAWANTLFGELILKLMQENKLHKILA, via the coding sequence TTGCAATTATCCAAATCCATTCAAGATGTGCTGGCAACAGCAGAGAAAGAGCTTGCGCCGTATCCGAAGCTTGCTCACATGTTCAAACAATGCTTCCCGAATACGCTAGAGACGACAACGCGCCTTATGGAAGACGGCTCGACCTTCGTTATTACCGGAGATATTCCGGCGATGTGGCTGCGGGACTCCAGCGCTCAGGTTCGTCCTTATATTCAGCTGGCAACCGAAGATGAAGAGCTCGGCAACGTCATTGAGGGTCTCCTTAAGCGTCAGTTCACCAGCATCCTGATGGACCCTTACGCCAATGCCTTCAATGAAGAAGCCAACAACAACCGCTGGGAAGATGATATTACGGAGCTTCCTGAGCCGAATCCGTGGGTATGGGAGCGCAAATACGAGATCGATTCCCTCTGTTATCCGATCCAGATTGCGTACCTGTTCTGGAAGCAGACGGGCCGTACAAGCGCGTTCGATGCTACTTTCCGCGAAGCAGCAGAGCGAATCGTACAGCTGTGGCGCGTCGAGCAGCATCATATGGAGCAGTCTCCGTACCGGTTCACCCGCACCTCGGGTCCGGTGAGCGACACGATCCACAATAACGGAATGGGCGAACCGGTTTCCTATACAGGCATGACTTGGTCGGGCTTCCGGCCAAGCGACGATGCATGCGCATACGGTTACTTGGTGCCGGCGAACATGTTCGCAAGTGTTGCACTTGGTTACCTAGCGGAGATCGCTGCAGAAGTGCTGTCCGATGACAAGCTGAAGAACGATGCATTGGCGCTGAAAGCGGATATCGACAAAGGGATCGAAACTTATGGCATCTATAAGCATCCGGTCTATGGCGATATGTATGCGTACGAGACGGACGGCCGCGGCAATTACACGCTTATGGATGATGCGAACGTGCCAAGCTTGCTGTCCATCCCATACCTTGGCTACACGGCGAAGGAAGATCCGATCTATCAGAACACGCGCCGGTTTATCCTCAGCCCGGACAACCCGTATTACTACGAAGGCCGTATTGCCCGGGGAATTGGAAGCCCGCATACGCCGCCGCGCTATATTTGGCATATCAGCCTCGTGATGCAGGCGCTGACTTCGACGGATGAAGAGGAAGTTGCCGAGCTGGTACGGCTGCTTATCGCTACCGACGGCGACACCGGCTTCATGCACGAAGGGTTCAATGTCGATGATCCCACTCAGTTCACAAGATCGTGGTTCGCATGGGCGAATACGCTGTTCGGCGAGCTGATCTTGAAGCTGATGCAAGAGAACAAGCTGCACAAGATACTGGCCTAA
- a CDS encoding alpha-L-fucosidase, whose product MSENVTEAQIEEQNEAQHEVENGVHNYSSEAEWVKPSNPVTLERLEWFQDQKLALMMHWGPYSQIGMVESWILSDDDGDWARDDVDWTTDYEQMKREYFDLNKTFNPFRFEPEKWAEAAAEGGFKYLIFTTKHHDGFCMWDTKTTEYRSTGKETPFHTHKNADIVGKVFDAFRNKDIAIASYFSKADWHTPLYWAPGTERGNHTWRGPSYSPQENPELWEKFVQFTHEQIMELMTRYGRIDILWLDAGWVREGGRVSQDIRLGELVERARETQPWLLSADRTVGGAYENYVTPEQTIPTRPLNVPWESCITIGTSFSFKFEDKYKTARQLVNILMEVVAKGGNLALNVGPQPDGRLPAGALKSMKDLGAWMKVYGEAVYGTRICAPYYTGQCAFTRKDDTVYCTYLYASEDAELTAEIRIPYSEPITGIELLASEEPISYTQDSEGVTIQLPASELQGKAPIAHVFRISTK is encoded by the coding sequence ATGAGTGAGAACGTAACAGAAGCACAGATTGAAGAACAGAACGAAGCCCAGCACGAAGTGGAGAACGGGGTTCATAATTACAGCAGTGAAGCAGAATGGGTGAAGCCGAGCAATCCGGTTACGCTCGAGCGTCTGGAATGGTTCCAAGACCAGAAGCTAGCCCTGATGATGCACTGGGGACCTTACTCCCAGATCGGCATGGTAGAGTCGTGGATTCTTAGCGATGACGATGGCGACTGGGCGCGAGACGATGTGGACTGGACGACAGATTACGAACAGATGAAGCGGGAATATTTTGACCTGAACAAGACGTTCAATCCGTTCCGTTTCGAGCCGGAGAAATGGGCAGAAGCAGCCGCGGAGGGCGGCTTCAAATATCTCATCTTCACAACGAAGCATCACGACGGCTTCTGCATGTGGGATACGAAAACGACGGAATACCGCAGTACGGGCAAAGAAACGCCTTTCCACACGCACAAGAACGCCGACATCGTAGGAAAGGTCTTCGACGCGTTCCGTAACAAAGACATCGCAATCGCATCCTACTTCTCGAAGGCGGACTGGCATACGCCGCTTTACTGGGCACCAGGCACGGAGCGTGGCAATCACACTTGGCGGGGTCCTTCCTATAGCCCTCAGGAGAATCCGGAGCTGTGGGAGAAGTTCGTTCAGTTCACGCATGAGCAAATTATGGAGCTGATGACGCGTTATGGCCGCATTGATATTCTGTGGCTGGATGCAGGCTGGGTTCGCGAAGGCGGCCGAGTTAGCCAGGACATTCGCCTAGGCGAGCTTGTCGAGCGCGCTAGAGAGACGCAGCCTTGGCTGTTGTCTGCGGACCGTACGGTAGGCGGCGCTTACGAGAACTATGTGACACCGGAACAGACGATTCCTACTCGTCCGCTGAACGTGCCATGGGAGAGCTGTATCACAATCGGTACTTCGTTCTCATTCAAATTCGAGGACAAATATAAGACTGCTCGCCAGCTTGTGAACATCTTGATGGAAGTCGTTGCGAAGGGCGGCAACCTGGCGCTTAATGTTGGACCGCAGCCAGACGGACGTTTACCGGCAGGAGCACTTAAGAGCATGAAAGACCTTGGTGCCTGGATGAAGGTATATGGCGAAGCAGTTTACGGCACGCGGATCTGCGCGCCATATTATACAGGTCAATGCGCGTTTACGCGCAAAGACGACACGGTTTACTGCACTTATCTGTATGCAAGCGAAGATGCAGAGCTGACAGCTGAGATCCGTATCCCATACAGCGAGCCGATTACGGGCATCGAGCTGCTGGCGTCGGAGGAGCCGATTAGCTATACGCAGGACAGCGAAGGCGTGACGATTCAGCTTCCGGCAAGCGAGCTGCAAGGCAAAGCGCCGATTGCGCACGTGTTCCGAATTTCGACGAAATAA
- a CDS encoding glycoside hydrolase family 35 protein: protein MHSFSIEKSGFVYDGEPIRLLSGAMHYFRTVPAYWKDRLLKLKACGLNTVETYIPWNLHEPKEGEFHFEGIADAAAFVELAGSLGLHVIVRPSPYICSEWEFGGLPAWLLANPYIQLRCSHPAFLAKVDAYYDELIPRLAPLLCTNGGPIIAVQVENEYGSYGNDAKYLAHLKDGLIKRGIDVPLFTSDGPTDALLQGGSVPGVLSTVNFGSDAVSAFAKLRKYQPDGPLMCMEFWNGWFDHWGEPHHTRGALDAAGVLDDMLKAGASVNFYMFHGGTNFGYYNGANCQEPDRYDPTITSYDYDAMLNEAGEPTDKYFAARDVIARYMPLGELELPPAIAKQAYGRVELAEQAVLFEQLNAISAPTQSVTPLPMERLGQQHGFILYSTRISGPRPAEQLYLHDVRDRALIFLDGVYQGVIERAPVPQSVTITVPEGGSKLDILVENMGRINYGPYLKDHKGITEGVRLGFQYLFDWTIRPLPLEELSHLTFAGGDARVAAGPKFYRGKLQVEGSPADTFLDMQGWTKGVVFLNGFNLGRYWNKGPQRTLYVPAPLLREGDNELVIFELHGTDQSAVYFTDSSILDQAPS from the coding sequence TTGCATTCATTTTCAATAGAAAAATCTGGTTTCGTATATGATGGCGAACCTATAAGGCTGCTCTCAGGGGCCATGCATTATTTTCGAACTGTGCCGGCCTATTGGAAGGATCGGTTGCTCAAGCTGAAGGCTTGCGGCTTGAATACGGTGGAGACTTATATTCCTTGGAACCTTCATGAGCCGAAGGAAGGCGAATTTCATTTTGAGGGGATCGCTGACGCAGCCGCCTTTGTGGAGCTTGCCGGCAGTCTCGGCCTCCATGTCATCGTTCGGCCAAGCCCGTATATTTGCTCGGAGTGGGAATTCGGCGGTTTGCCGGCATGGCTGCTGGCAAACCCTTATATACAGCTAAGATGTAGCCACCCGGCGTTTCTCGCCAAGGTAGATGCTTATTACGATGAGCTGATACCTCGGCTCGCGCCTCTGTTGTGCACGAACGGCGGACCGATTATCGCGGTGCAAGTGGAGAATGAATACGGCAGCTACGGCAATGATGCGAAGTACTTGGCGCATCTGAAGGACGGGCTCATTAAGAGAGGCATCGATGTGCCTCTGTTCACCTCGGATGGCCCGACCGACGCTCTGCTGCAAGGCGGGTCAGTTCCCGGCGTGCTCTCTACCGTTAATTTCGGCTCGGACGCAGTGTCGGCATTCGCCAAGCTGAGAAAATACCAGCCGGACGGCCCGCTGATGTGCATGGAATTCTGGAACGGATGGTTCGATCATTGGGGCGAGCCCCATCATACGCGTGGCGCGCTCGACGCGGCTGGCGTACTCGATGACATGCTGAAGGCCGGAGCCTCCGTCAACTTCTATATGTTCCACGGCGGCACGAACTTCGGCTACTATAACGGGGCGAACTGCCAAGAGCCGGATCGCTACGATCCGACCATTACGAGCTACGATTATGATGCGATGCTTAATGAGGCAGGCGAGCCGACGGACAAATATTTTGCCGCGCGGGATGTCATTGCCCGTTACATGCCTTTGGGTGAGCTGGAGCTCCCGCCGGCAATAGCGAAGCAAGCGTATGGCCGTGTCGAGCTGGCAGAACAAGCTGTCTTGTTCGAGCAATTGAATGCTATATCCGCTCCGACGCAATCCGTTACGCCGCTTCCGATGGAGAGACTGGGCCAGCAGCACGGCTTTATTCTTTATTCCACGCGAATTTCCGGTCCTCGCCCGGCTGAACAGCTGTATCTGCATGACGTTCGCGACAGGGCGCTAATCTTCTTGGATGGCGTATATCAGGGCGTGATCGAACGTGCTCCGGTACCGCAATCCGTAACGATTACCGTGCCTGAAGGCGGGTCAAAACTTGACATTCTAGTAGAGAATATGGGCAGAATCAACTATGGCCCTTACTTGAAAGACCATAAAGGCATTACTGAAGGGGTAAGGCTCGGCTTCCAATACCTGTTTGATTGGACGATCCGGCCGCTGCCGCTAGAGGAATTGTCGCACCTAACCTTTGCAGGCGGAGATGCTAGAGTCGCCGCGGGACCGAAGTTTTACAGAGGGAAGCTGCAAGTAGAAGGCTCCCCGGCAGACACGTTCCTCGACATGCAAGGCTGGACGAAGGGCGTCGTCTTCCTGAACGGTTTCAATCTCGGCCGTTACTGGAACAAAGGACCGCAGCGGACCCTATATGTGCCTGCGCCGCTGCTTCGCGAGGGCGACAATGAACTCGTTATTTTTGAACTGCATGGGACAGATCAAAGCGCGGTCTATTTTACAGATTCGTCGATTCTCGATCAGGCTCCAAGCTGA